AGAACCGTCCCCTTGCTCCAAAGTAAAAAACATTGCTTTTTAATATGCCTTTTAGTATAATTAATGCTAATATTTTAGACTTGTGGGAGGAGTATTTGTGGAAAATAAGTTTGCCAAAATTGGGCTTACGTTTGATGACGTCTTGCTTGTTCCTCAGGCATCAGATGTGCTGCCGAAAGATATAGATCTTACAACAAATCTTACAAAAACAATTGTATTAAATATACCTATTATGAGTGCTGCAATGGATACAGTTACAGAATCCCGCCTTGCTATTGCAATAGCGAGAGAGGGTGGAATAGGGATAATACATAAAAATATGTCAATAGAGGATCAGGCTACAGAAGTAGATAAGGTAAAAAGATCTGAACATGGAGTAATTGTAGATCCTTTTTATCTTTCGCCCAAACATCATATATATGATGCTGTAGAACTAATGGCCAAGTACAGAATCTCCGGAGTGCCCATAACTGAAAATGGAAAGCTGGTTGGAATACTAACCAACAGAGATTTACGCTTTGAAACGGACTATAGTAAAAAGATCGATGAAGTAATGACCAAGGGCAATTTGATAACTGCACCGGAAGGAACTACATTGGACCAGGCACAGGAAATATTGAGGAAACATAAGATAGAAAAACTTCCGATAGTAGATAAAGAGGGTAATCTAAAAGGTTTAATAACTATCAAAGATATTGAAAAAGCAATACAATATCCAAATTCAGCGAAAGATGCCAACGGAAGGCTATTAGCCGGGGCTGCAGTAGGTGTTTCAAAAGATATGATGGACAGGGTGGAAGCTTTGATTAAAGCTAAGGTTGACGTAATCGTTATTGATTCAGCTCATGGACATCAAAAAAATATAATCAATGCAGTTAAAGAGATCAAAAAGGCTTATCCAGATCTGCAATTAATTGCTGGAAATGTGGCAACAGCTGAAGGCGCCGAAGCCTTGATAAAGGCAGGTGCAGATGCAGTCAAGGTTGGTATTGGACCAGGTTCAATATGTACCACAAGAGTGGTAACAGGAGTAGGTGTTCCTCAAATTACTGCAATAAACGATTGCTATCAAGTAGCCAAAAAATATGAAATACCTATTATTGCAGATGGAGGAATAAAATATTCAGGTGATATAGCAAAGGCTATTGCTGCCGGCGCAAATGTTGTAATGCTGGGAAACCTTTTTGCCGGTACAGAAGAGAGCCCTGGAGAATCTGAAATATATCAGGGTAGAAAGTTTAAAGTATACAGAGGAATGGGCTCATTAGGAGCGATGAAAAAAGGAAGTAAGGACAGGTATTTCCAGGAAGATGTAAATAAACTTGTGCCGGAGGGAGTGGAAGGAAGAGTACCGTATAAAGGTTTCCTTTCGGATACTGTTTTCCAGTTGGTAGAAGGGCTAAAGCATAGTATGGGATATTGCGGAACAAGAACTATAAAAGAATTAATTGAAAATTCAAAGTTTATCAGAATAACTCCAGCAGGATTGAGAGAAAGTCATCCTCATAGCATACATATAACTAAAGAAGCACCAAATTATAGCCTGGATACTTAAGCTATTGATTTCAATATACCTGCAGAAGCAAGGGGACGGTTCTTCTGCTTCAGGTTTAACTGAAGAAGAAGAACCGTCCCCTTGCTCTCCTGTGTTTCTGAAAACCGTTACTGCTTTTTATTTTTGTGGAATATTCTGAGCACTAACAAAATAGTATTAATATGCCGGAAACAAATAAAAATCTAGCTGATCATATTAATTAAGTATGATTAAGTATATGATGATTAAGTATATAAGGGCATAAAAATGGAAGTTTATGGAGAATAAGGAAGTATTGCTATGGATAGAATTGCTTTTATAGTATTTAAGGAAGAAGAAGCAGATAATGACAAAACAGATAATAGTAAAGCAAGAAATTTTAAACCATGGTTTCTTAGAATATTAATGCAGAAAATATTCAGGATTGTCAATAAAACTAAAAACAGCAGGGAAATAAAAATAGTAGATTTGTTTGATGATGAAAATATAAATATTTTATCAGTACTATTACCCTTTGAAATAAAAGATCTTGAAAAAAAAGCAGAAACAATTAAAAATAAAATTAGTGGAATTTGCAGTACAAATAAAATAGATAAGTGTATTATTCCCATTGGCTCAGCAGAAAAATTTATAGATGAAGGGAATTATTTATTCCAGGCTTTCTCAGGAAAAATTTTGTTTAAATCTCTATTGGTACTAATTATTGAAGAGATATGCAGGAGAAAAGAGATGATGATAAATGAGGCTGACATTTCCATTGTTCATGGAAATAATGCCGGAGAACTTATTACCTTTACAAGGATTTTATCTCCTTATATTAGATACCTGACTTTGGTTACGGGATTTAGCAATGAAATTGAAGATGAGATAGACAAATTATATGCAGAAAGTGGTCTTGCTATTAGTATAACCAGTGATATAAACAGAGGTATAAAAAACAAGGATATAGTAATAAACCTCGGAAGCATGGAAAGAAAAAACCTGGATTCCAAAATTAATCAGAATGCATGGATAATAAATTACGGTAGCCAAGATATTAATAAAAGTAATTCCAAAAATATTATAATAAATGGTATTAAAATAAATTTAACTGAAAACATAAAAAGAAAAACTGAGGATATCAAAAATATGAATTTACTATATGAAAGTTCTCATATAGCTGAAGCTTTAATATATTATAAGCTGCAAAAATATGAAGCCGGTTTGTCATTTCAGGACGATAATGAATTATATGATAACATGGCAAGAGAATTTATAAGAATGGGGTTTAAAATAGAGGGGTTAATAGGAAGACATGGTTTAGTTGACCTTAATTGACAAAATATATATGTCTGTTTATATGACTTATTAAATATATGAATTCTTGACAATAGGATACATGTATTCTATAATTAATGAAATTAGTAGTCGGTGTGTTACCGTTATACCATACCAGTAATGAATTTTTATATATTACGATATTACGTATATGTATATATTCATATTAACAACATAGTAATTATCGCGTAATTACCGCAAATAAACAGTAGTTATCACAAATGTGTATGGAATAATAAATACTTAAATGCATATATTATCAATCAAATATTTTTTGTAAAGGAGTGGCTTCGTATGTTCAACAAGGAAGTTGTATTGACCTATGAGGGCTTAAAAAAATTGGAAGAAGAATTAGAATTTTTGAAAGGTACAAAGCGGCGTGAAATAGCTGAAAGAATTAAACAAGCTCTCTCATTCGGTGATATATCAGAGAACTCTGAATATGATGAAGCCAAGAATGATCAAGCTCAGGTTGAAAGCAGGATTCTTCAGTTAGAAACCATGCTGAAGAATGCGATAGTAATAGATGAAGATGATATTAACACAGAAAAAGTTTGTGTAGGATCTAAGGTAAAGATCCGGGATTTAGATTCTGATGAAGTATATGAATATTTTATTGTTGGTTCAACAGAGGCAGATCCCGTGAAATCCAAAATATCAAATGAATCTCCTGTTGGTAAAGCGCTTATGGGCAAACAAAAAGGAAACATTGTTGAAATCGATGTTCCGGATGGATTAATTAGATTTGAAATTCTACAGATATCGAAATAATTTTTATAATATGTTTTTATTATATGTCAGATAATAAGTAATAGTTGTTTTATGTTGTAAATAAGAACTAATTTAATATATAATGATAATAAGTAACAGTTTACATGTAATGTAAGCTGTTATTTTATAACAGGAGTTAAGTTTTTCCTCAAAAGGATTTTTCACTGTTGCCTTGAATAAAAGAAAAACTATTTACATTTACAAATAAAATATATACTGTGGAGGAGTTGTAATGTCAGACAATACAGATTTAAGACAAGAAATGGAAGATCTAAATGAAATTTTAAAAGTCAGAAGATTTAAACTGAAAGAACTTCAGGATAAGAATAAAAATCCATTTGATGAAGTAAAATTCGATTTCACTCACTACACTAATCAAATAATTAGTAGATTTGATGAATTAGAGGGAAAAAATGTAGCCGTTGCCGGAAGAATAATGTCAAAAAGAGGAATGGGCAAGGCAAGCTTTTGTGATATCCAGGACAGGGAAGGCAGAATACAGTTATATGTAAGGGTAGACCAGATAGGAAGCGAGAATTATGAGGAGTTTAAAAAATATGATATAGGAGATATTGTTGGGGTAAAAGGAGAAGTATTTAGAACTCATAAGGGAGAAATCTCTATCAAAGTAACTGAAATGGCCCTGCTTTCTAAATCTCTTCAACCTCTTCCTGAAAAATGGCATGGACTTAAAGATATTGACCTGAGATATCGCCAAAGATATCTTGATCTTATAGTCAATCCTGAGGTCAGGGATACATTTATAAAAAGAAGCCAAATTATAAAGAGCATTAGAAAATATTTGGATGAAAGAGGTTTCCTTGAAGTAGATACACCTATTTTAAATACCATACCTGGAGGAGCAGCTGCAAGACCTTTTATAACACATCATAATACTCTTGACATTGACCTTTATCTTAGAATAGCTCCAGAGTTATACTTAAAACGTTTAATAGTAGGTGGACTGGATAAGGTATATGAAATGGGAAGAATGTTTAGAAATGAAGGTATTTCTATAAAGCATAATCCTGAATTTACTATGATAGAGATGTATCAGGCTTATACAGACTATAAAGGAATGATGGAACTGGCTGAGGGCTTGATTTCAACTGTTGCTAAAGAAGTTCTGGGCACGATGAAAATAAGTTATCAGGGCCAGGAACTGGATTTGACTCCGCCATGGGAAAGAATGACCATGATTGAAGCTGTTAAAAAGTATACTGGGGTTGATTTTGATAATATATCTGATGACCAGGAAGCCAGAAATTTTGCAAAACAAAAAGAGCTTCCTGTCAAAGATGAAATGACTAAAGGGGAAGTACTGAGTCTTATGTTTGAAGAATTAGTAGAAGATAAGCTTATTCAGCCAATATTTATATATGACTACCCGGTAGAGATTTCCCCACTTACAAAGAGAAAACCCGGAAGGCCTGACCTGACAGAGAGGTTTGAATTATTTATAATGGGCAGGGAGATGGGTAATGCATATTCTGAGTTAAATGACCCTATTGATCAAAAAGAAAGATTTATTGATCAGGTTAAGAAAAGAGAGTCCGGGGATGAAACGGCTAATATGATGGATGAAGATTTTATAACTGCTTTAGAATATGGTATGCCGCCAACAGGCGGGTTAGGAATAGGAGTTGACAGATTGGTAATGTTACTTACAGATTCCTATTCAATTAGAGATGTACTGCTGTTCCCTACTATGAAACCAAAAGATATTTAATGTAATATATAAAAATATATTGCAATTAAATAGGAAAGCAAAACCTTCTTTACACCATTGACGGTTTTGCTTTCCATTCGGCTTTTTTAAGAGGGGTGCATAATAATGGAACATAAAAAAGATCCTTATGAGATTCTCGGAGTAAAAAAGGGAGATAGCGAAAGTGAAATCGAAAGAAAGTACTTTATATTATCTAAAAGATATAAAATAGAAAAATCTGAAAACCCTGAAGCAGATATTGAGACCAAAATTGAGGAATTAAACTGGGCTTATAATGTTTTAATGGGAGGATCAACAGAGAAATCTGAAGAAGAAGAGATTAATGAATCAAGTCCTATTCTTAGAAAATTGGGTATAAATCAGAAGAAATTGTCCAACTTTTTTCACTACTATAAATTTCATATACTTATAAGCATTATAGTTATAGTATTTGTCGGTTATACGGTAAAAGGATGTATAACAAGAGTAGATCCTGATTTTTGTATTGCATTTGTAGGTGATTACAGCTATACAGATACTTTACCTTTAAAAGAAATGATATTAAATGAATGGACAGATGTTAAAGAAATTTTGATAGATGGGGCAATACTTTCTGAGGATAATGACCCTCAATTGAATTACGCTATGCAAATGAAGGCGGTCGTACTATTTGGTGCCGGTGATGTTGATGTTTTTATTCTCGATAAAACTAATTTTGAAAAATATGCTAAACAAGGAGCATTTATCAGCCTTGATGAAATAGTTGATGAATTGAATATAGATCTAGAAAGAAACAAGGATTATATATTAAAAGTAGAGGTAGGAGAGGACGAAGGAACGGCAGGAGAACATTTATATGGAATAGATGTCAGTGGAAGCCGGTTGTTTTCTGATAATGTAATTACAGGAGATGAGAAGATTGCCGCTATTTATACCCGTACCAAACGCTACGACCTATCGGTTAAATTTCTAAAATTATTACTAAATTAACATAATGAATGATATATTGAAGATATATTGAAAAAATGTGTAAAGGAGGGACGAAAATGTCAGATGGGCTTAAAATCCGCAAGGAAATGCTTGAACATTCAACAAATGTATACTTATCTGGGGAAGTTGATATTTATACATCCAAGTCTTTTAAAGAAGAATTAAACAATATTGTTGATTCTACGAAACTGGACCTGGTGATTGATTTTAAAGATCTGAGTTATATCGATAGCACGGGATTAGGAATTCTTGTAGGCGCATTAAAAAAAGTAAAACAAAATAATAAAGAGGTATACATTACCAATATAAAAGATAGCATTAAAAAATTATTTGTTATTACTGGTCTTGACAAGCTTTTTATAATTAAGGAGTGAGAAAAATGAGCCACTTGCTCAGGGAGTTACATGGTGACTCGGAATATGGTGATGTAATTGAACTGGTCATGCCTTTTAAAGCAGATTTTGTAAGTGTATC
Above is a genomic segment from Clostridiaceae bacterium containing:
- the guaB gene encoding IMP dehydrogenase — translated: MENKFAKIGLTFDDVLLVPQASDVLPKDIDLTTNLTKTIVLNIPIMSAAMDTVTESRLAIAIAREGGIGIIHKNMSIEDQATEVDKVKRSEHGVIVDPFYLSPKHHIYDAVELMAKYRISGVPITENGKLVGILTNRDLRFETDYSKKIDEVMTKGNLITAPEGTTLDQAQEILRKHKIEKLPIVDKEGNLKGLITIKDIEKAIQYPNSAKDANGRLLAGAAVGVSKDMMDRVEALIKAKVDVIVIDSAHGHQKNIINAVKEIKKAYPDLQLIAGNVATAEGAEALIKAGADAVKVGIGPGSICTTRVVTGVGVPQITAINDCYQVAKKYEIPIIADGGIKYSGDIAKAIAAGANVVMLGNLFAGTEESPGESEIYQGRKFKVYRGMGSLGAMKKGSKDRYFQEDVNKLVPEGVEGRVPYKGFLSDTVFQLVEGLKHSMGYCGTRTIKELIENSKFIRITPAGLRESHPHSIHITKEAPNYSLDT
- the greA gene encoding transcription elongation factor GreA, whose amino-acid sequence is MFNKEVVLTYEGLKKLEEELEFLKGTKRREIAERIKQALSFGDISENSEYDEAKNDQAQVESRILQLETMLKNAIVIDEDDINTEKVCVGSKVKIRDLDSDEVYEYFIVGSTEADPVKSKISNESPVGKALMGKQKGNIVEIDVPDGLIRFEILQISK
- the lysS gene encoding lysine--tRNA ligase; translated protein: MSDNTDLRQEMEDLNEILKVRRFKLKELQDKNKNPFDEVKFDFTHYTNQIISRFDELEGKNVAVAGRIMSKRGMGKASFCDIQDREGRIQLYVRVDQIGSENYEEFKKYDIGDIVGVKGEVFRTHKGEISIKVTEMALLSKSLQPLPEKWHGLKDIDLRYRQRYLDLIVNPEVRDTFIKRSQIIKSIRKYLDERGFLEVDTPILNTIPGGAAARPFITHHNTLDIDLYLRIAPELYLKRLIVGGLDKVYEMGRMFRNEGISIKHNPEFTMIEMYQAYTDYKGMMELAEGLISTVAKEVLGTMKISYQGQELDLTPPWERMTMIEAVKKYTGVDFDNISDDQEARNFAKQKELPVKDEMTKGEVLSLMFEELVEDKLIQPIFIYDYPVEISPLTKRKPGRPDLTERFELFIMGREMGNAYSELNDPIDQKERFIDQVKKRESGDETANMMDEDFITALEYGMPPTGGLGIGVDRLVMLLTDSYSIRDVLLFPTMKPKDI
- a CDS encoding DnaJ domain-containing protein — protein: MEHKKDPYEILGVKKGDSESEIERKYFILSKRYKIEKSENPEADIETKIEELNWAYNVLMGGSTEKSEEEEINESSPILRKLGINQKKLSNFFHYYKFHILISIIVIVFVGYTVKGCITRVDPDFCIAFVGDYSYTDTLPLKEMILNEWTDVKEILIDGAILSEDNDPQLNYAMQMKAVVLFGAGDVDVFILDKTNFEKYAKQGAFISLDEIVDELNIDLERNKDYILKVEVGEDEGTAGEHLYGIDVSGSRLFSDNVITGDEKIAAIYTRTKRYDLSVKFLKLLLN
- a CDS encoding STAS domain-containing protein; the protein is MSDGLKIRKEMLEHSTNVYLSGEVDIYTSKSFKEELNNIVDSTKLDLVIDFKDLSYIDSTGLGILVGALKKVKQNNKEVYITNIKDSIKKLFVITGLDKLFIIKE